From Juglans regia cultivar Chandler chromosome 6, Walnut 2.0, whole genome shotgun sequence, the proteins below share one genomic window:
- the LOC108989532 gene encoding disease resistance protein RPV1-like produces MTSSIAFPGLYSSSPSSDSSSSTCQWSYDVFLSFRGEDTRNNFTAHLCSALYQKGINTYIDDDQLKRGEEISSALVKAIEESRISIVILSENYASSTWCLEELIKILECKESKQQIVLPVFYKVDPSIVRHQKSNFEESLAKHEDRLKDEGKVKKWRTALKQVASISGWHLGINGDEANFIKKIVQEVSRIVNCIYLNVALYPVGIESRVNNINMLLSIGTKDTRMVGIFGIGGIGKTTIAKATYNLIADQFEGSCFLANVRETSKQELGLIRLQETILSEIIGDSCLKLQNVDQGINVIKQRLCRKKILLVLDDVDHSNQLEKLCERCSWFGLGSRIIITTRDKHLLAQHNVYLTYNMKELDHDEALQLFSRYAFKNVRPNDSFVELTKLALHYAGGLPLALIVVGSNLYDKDIHYWKCELEKYKRIPEENIQEVLKISYDGLDEYAQKIFLDIACFFRGEKREYVTKILENCGFFPDSGIKKLIDKCLITIDRYDQLMMHDLLEDMGKEIVRKESPEEPGRRSRLWFHEDIRYVLEENTGTNQIEGILIDLPRGDRMIRLSPKVFTKMKRLRLFINRNARFCGRLNYLSNELRVIDWPHYPLHSLPSNFHGEKLVDFRMPRSLIKKIDEGLFFKNLTAIDFHGCESLTKISDLSSSSSLKELILDDCRNLVELHDSVGFLDKLEKLSLDGCSNLESLPRRFKLRSLKQLNLEGCPSLQNFPEIECEMGHLKAVLLNETVIEELPSSIKYLSGLQELSLKGCKSLVHLPGSIFQLQHLEELWVNDCPNLVNFGKEEGNNRQLMPCPVSTALAPTNNSSNNSSDIDCFSMAFPSLAHLNLLNCPLSESNLFRTFNYSTTLQELNLSESDIVSLPSCIKTFVQLRYLDLDNCKQLEEILQLPPNIEQVSAEGCMLLESFPQVSAKFQFNTYNLPELRLINLSSCPKMLINIGIPLPNPLLLEGHLPECNIILPGNRIPDWFDYCKETNSNSNSCEIDINGPLCLDEIAAIAFCAVVAPNPERNTYFIVSIKDIAIGEIEWFCSTNSDHVCLGYSVEKSLEIPQKYLDGDILRFTFDSDPIMKAIFKSCGIHVIFKHEKNVKDHAVDPMDGIQLISKRRRDECEHNMDPDDDWYSQQRRHFRYGGGTLLDDDFNEDLDLEL; encoded by the exons ATGACTTCTTCCATCGCCTTCCCAGGACTCTATTCCTCCTCTCCCTCctctgattcttcttcttccacttgTCAATGGAGCTACGATGTGTTCTTGAGCTTTCGAGGTGAGGATACCCGCAACAATTTTACTGCTCATCTTTGCAGTGCTTTGTATCAAAAGGGAATCAACACTTACATAGATGACGACCAGCtcaaaagaggagaagaaatttcatcGGCACTTGTCAAGGCCATTGAAGAGTCAAGAATCTCGATCGTTATACTTTCTGAAAACTATGCATCATCCACCTGGTGTTTAGAAGAGTTGATAAAGATTCTTGAGTGTAAGGaatcaaaacaacaaatagTTTTACCAGTGTTTTACAAAGTGGATCCATCAATTGTACGACatcaaaaaagtaattttgAAGAATCGCTGGCTAAACATGAAGATAGGCTCAAGGATGAAGGGAAAGTCAAGAAGTGGAGGACAGCCCTAAAACAAGTGGCTAGTATATCTGGTTGGCATTTAGGGATCAACGG GGATGAAGCTAACTTCATCAAAAAGATCGTTCAAGAGGTTTCAAGGATAGTAAATTGTATTTACTTAAATGTTGCTTTATATCCCGTTGGAATAGAGTCTCGTGTAAACAACATCAATATGCTTTTAAGTATTGGGACAAAGGACACACGCATGGTAGGAATCTTTGGAATTGGGGGAATTGGTAAGACGACTATTGCCAAAGCGACGTATAATCTCATTGCTGATCAGTTTGAAGGTAGTTGCTTTCTTGCAAATGTTAGAGAAACTTCTAAACAAGAACTCGGTCTCATCCGATTGCAAGAGACAATTCTTTCTGAGATAATAGGAGATTCATGTTTGAAGCTTCAAAATGTTGATCAAGGAATCAATGTGATAAAACAAAGGCTTTGTCGGAAAAAGATTCTTTTAgttcttgatgatgtggatcATTCGAaccaattagaaaaattatgtgaaagaTGTAGTTGGTTTGGTTTAGGAAGTCGaatcatcataacaacaagGGATAAACATCTACTAGCTCAGCATAATGTTTATTTGACATATAATATGAAGGAATTGGATCATGATGAAGCTCTTCAGCTCTTTAGCCGATATGCCTTCAAGAATGTTAGACCTAATGACAGTTTTGTGGAACTCACAAAACTTGCACTACATTATGCTGGGGGTCTTCCACTCGCTTTAATAGTGGTAGGCTCAAATCTATATGACAAAGATATACATTATTGGAAATGTGAATTGGAAAAGTACAAAAGGATTCCGGAGGAAAATATCCAAGAAGTACTCAAAATAAGTTATGATGGATTGGATGAGTATGCGCAGAAGATTTTCCTTGACATTGCATGTTTTTTCAGGGGGGAGAAAAGAGAATATGTCACTAAAATACTGGAAAACTGTGGTTTTTTTCCAGATTCTGGTATAAAAAAGCTCATTGATAAATGCCTTATAACTATTGATAGATATGACCAGTTGATGATGCACGACTTACTTGAAGATATGGGTAAAGAAATTGTTCGAAAAGAATCACCCGAAGAGCCTGGTAGACGTAGTAGGTTATGGTTTCATGAAGATATTCGGTATGTACTTGAAGAAAATACG GGCACAAATCAAATTGAAGGCATATTGATCGATTTGCCAAGAGGCGACCGAATGATACGCTTGAGTCCCAAGGTGTTTACAAAGATGAAAAGGCTCAGATTATTTATAAACCGCAATGCACGCTTTTGCGGCAGATTGAATTATCTCTCAAATGAGTTGAGAGTTATTGATTGGCCTCATTATCCTTTACATTCCTTGCCATCTAATTTTCATGGAGAGAAACTTGTTGATTTTAGGATGCCCAGAAGTTTGATTAAGAAGATAGATGAGGGCTTATTCTTTAAG AACTTGACGGCTATAGATTTCCATGGTTGTGAATCGTTAACAAAAATTTCGGATCTTTCATCATCCTCAAGTCTAAAGGAATTGATTCTTGATGATTGTAGAAATTTAGTTGAGCTTCATGATTCAGTTGGGTTCCTTGACAAGCTCGAAAAACTAAGTCTTGATGGATGCTCTAACCTAGAGAGTTTGCCGAGAAGGTTCAAGTTGAGATCTCTAAAACAACTTAACCTTGAAGGTTGTCCAAGCCTTCAAAACTTTCCTGAAATCGAGTGTGAAATGGGACATTTAAAGGCAGTCCTTTTAAATGAAACTGTAATAGAGGAGCTGCCTTCATCCATCAAGTACCTCTCAGGTCTCCAAGAGTTATCTCTAAAAGGCTGCAAAAGCCTTGTGCATCTCCCAGGTAGTATTTTTCAGTTGCAACATCTAGAGGAGCTTTGGGTAAATGATTGTCCAAATCTTGTAAACTTCGGCAAAGAGGAGGGGAATAATCGACAACTCATGCCATGTCCTGTGTCTACAGCGTTGGCTCCAACGAACAATTCAAGCAATAATTCCAGTGATATTGATTGTTTCTCAATGGCATTTCCGTCGCTGGCGCATTTGAATCTTCTCAATTGTCCCTTATCAGAATCAAATTTATTTAGGACATTTAATTACTCGACCACATTGCAAGAGTTAAATCTATCTGAGAGTGATATTGTTAGCCTTCCATCATGCATCAAAACGTTTGTTCAATTGCGGTACCTTGATTTGGACAACTGCAAGCAACTTGAAGAAATTCTACAACTTCCACCAAATATAGAACAGGTATCTGCAGAAGGATGCATGCTATTAGAAAGCTTTCCTCAAGTGTCAGCAAAATTTCAGTTCAATACATACAACTTGCCAGAGCTAAGATTGATTAACTTGTCCAGTTGCCCCAAAATGCTTATAAACATAGGGATTCCTTTGCCAAATCCTTTATTGCTTGag gGACACCTTCCGGAATGTAACATTATATTACCGGGAAATAGGATTCCAGACTGGTTTGACTATTGCAAGGAGACTAATTCAAATAGTAATTCTTGTGAAATTGACATTAATGGGCCACTGTGTTTAGATGAGATTGCAGCAATAGCTTTTTGCGCTGTTGTTGCTCCAAATCCGGAACGGAACACATATTTCATCGTTTCTATAAAAGATATAGCCATTGGAGAAATAGAGTGGTTTTGTTCAACAAACTCAGATCATGTATGCTTGGGATACTCGGTTGAAAAATCTCTTGAAATACCGCAAAAGTACTTGGATGGGGACATTCTGAGGTTTACATTTGATAGTGATCCAATCATGAAAGCAATCTTCAAGAGTTGTGGAATCCATGTGATATTCAAGCATGAAAAGAATGTAAAAGATCACGCAGTAGATCCAATGGATGGTATTCAACTAATTTCTAAGAGACGCCGAgatgaatgtgaacataacatggatCCTGATGATGATTGGTACTCTCAACAAAGGAGGCATTTTAGGTATGGAGGAGGTACTTTACTTGATGATGATTTCAATGAAGATTTGGATTTAGAGCTTTGA